From Phenylobacterium immobile (ATCC 35973), a single genomic window includes:
- a CDS encoding glycosyltransferase family 4 protein codes for MRVLFVLPGAGGGGGAHSVVQEAHGLHRLGAQVGICTTAATLDPFLTTYPEMLDGPVALHPFQSADEVADAARGYDLTVATTWRSAHLVAQVQGRLGSAAPRAGYYIQDYEPLFNIPHTPEWDESRASYTVIPDAQLFAKTRFLCDIVSANHHRPVAKVTPSIDHDTYHPGPRGVEGSRVTISAMLRPLTPRRAPHRTARILEMLVQAFPDQVEVVVFGCAQSDLDEAGVRLSPSIDNRGPLSRAGVAEVLRQSDMFLDLSDFQAFGRTGLEGMACGCVPLVPLLGGSDEYLRHWINGFRVDTRSDAEIMAAVAAYVGLRPSARERMRRAAIATALDYTIDKAAYSEFELFSEILA; via the coding sequence ATGCGCGTGCTCTTCGTTCTTCCCGGCGCCGGCGGCGGCGGCGGCGCGCACTCGGTGGTGCAGGAGGCCCATGGCCTGCATCGCCTGGGCGCGCAGGTTGGCATCTGCACGACGGCGGCGACCCTCGATCCGTTTCTGACGACCTATCCCGAAATGCTGGATGGTCCGGTGGCTCTGCATCCTTTTCAGAGCGCTGACGAGGTCGCCGACGCCGCTAGGGGCTATGACCTGACCGTCGCGACGACCTGGCGCTCGGCCCATCTTGTCGCCCAGGTTCAGGGTCGCTTGGGATCGGCCGCGCCGCGGGCGGGCTACTACATCCAGGACTACGAGCCCCTGTTCAACATTCCGCATACGCCGGAGTGGGACGAGTCGCGGGCCTCCTACACGGTGATCCCGGATGCCCAGTTGTTCGCCAAGACGCGCTTCCTGTGCGACATCGTCAGCGCCAACCACCACCGGCCCGTGGCCAAGGTCACGCCCAGCATCGACCACGACACCTACCATCCCGGCCCCCGCGGCGTTGAGGGTTCACGGGTGACAATCAGCGCGATGCTGCGGCCGTTGACGCCGCGCCGCGCGCCGCACCGCACCGCCCGAATTCTGGAAATGCTCGTTCAGGCTTTCCCGGATCAAGTCGAGGTTGTGGTGTTCGGCTGCGCCCAGTCGGATCTGGACGAGGCCGGCGTCCGCCTGTCGCCGTCGATCGACAATCGTGGCCCTTTGAGCCGCGCCGGCGTTGCAGAGGTGCTGCGCCAGTCGGACATGTTCCTGGACCTGTCGGACTTTCAGGCCTTCGGACGTACGGGGCTGGAGGGTATGGCCTGCGGATGTGTGCCGCTGGTGCCGCTGCTGGGTGGCTCGGACGAATATCTGCGCCATTGGATCAACGGCTTCCGCGTCGATACGCGCAGCGACGCGGAGATCATGGCGGCGGTCGCCGCCTACGTCGGCCTGCGCCCCTCGGCGCGCGAGCGGATGCGCCGCGCGGCCATCGCCACCGCGCTCGACTACACGAT
- a CDS encoding glycosyltransferase family 2 protein, whose product MSREGGAAAGRAGAVIGGLMAEARGEDDAATIRPRPEIRRLTPTAAECVVSGAPADFAGPIEIWLDGAPLSSDQMSFERVAAGRAASFILRTPGRSPLELARHGAVVRAAGVEAVFPPLQGWLEAKGDECTVGFGPVVVLPNGYGLTIILQDPAGPEIARLTAAVRDGAARFNLPPGVAATDVAAAVLTADGVVLAENLRVRHTEGARLSVNSDFAHWTAEGPAGWTLLAAEIRRGAYAFAPEVRDRRGLSGATLSVRVDHEAFTPILEQRVATPRREGEAEALALGLFGRASRLVEVELALLDGETVVAATRSVCDADWGFRQGVAPLSGAAGPTLTFRVSARALTGQPGYLELAGVACGDDGEGRFEQMMSRGLAPGFNLLVNGDLQHWPNGISGREARTHFETAEGWWFYKHKTDVPAYFAAVPAPDPSVRVPEWGLSISAPATPEGCRLEIKLQPVRLEGRFQVTFTARAGDVGESPGDHHLLDRQWLLVGQVLLFRRTLRRVGQEVREFETPVVVIARQVLLSRQWRTQTFGFVVEPDMLHVDDSEHLSSEYFLGFAVRQSLAMQIRGVRLESAERAPEAPPPPVQLEDSRILAQVGLIRGVEAWLTPVALKAEPETGAIAAARMPTPRWTWPELKGSVEVAVCVHNATEEVLACLDSLARRTTVPHTVRIVDDGSDEDCRVRIEAFIDDKPWMRLTRNLKNLGYTASANRAVLGSSADWVVLLNSDTLVSDGWLKGLLDVAAADPRIALVGPVSNAATYQSVPELYDGAGRWMVNRLPQGWTVQDMADAVRDVSLHAFPDTPLLNGFCTLIRRSVFEEIGGFDEAAFPEGYGEENDMCLRAAKAGYRLCVADHVYVHHVKSASFGQGRRAELTAAGDRALRAMHPEVDFRAIGRQFLETPAMAQLRDALRRRLKATS is encoded by the coding sequence TTGAGCCGGGAAGGCGGCGCGGCTGCGGGGAGAGCGGGCGCGGTGATCGGGGGCTTGATGGCCGAGGCGAGAGGCGAGGATGACGCGGCGACGATCCGTCCACGGCCGGAAATCCGGCGTCTGACGCCGACTGCGGCCGAGTGCGTCGTCAGCGGCGCGCCAGCCGATTTCGCGGGCCCCATCGAGATTTGGCTCGATGGCGCGCCCTTGTCCTCAGACCAGATGTCTTTCGAACGGGTGGCCGCCGGCCGCGCCGCCAGCTTCATCCTGCGCACGCCGGGCCGCAGCCCTCTGGAATTGGCCCGTCATGGCGCCGTCGTTCGTGCGGCGGGCGTGGAGGCCGTGTTCCCGCCTTTGCAGGGATGGCTCGAGGCTAAGGGCGACGAATGCACGGTCGGGTTCGGCCCGGTCGTCGTGCTGCCCAACGGCTATGGACTGACGATCATCCTGCAGGATCCGGCAGGGCCGGAGATTGCGCGGCTGACCGCGGCGGTTCGGGACGGCGCGGCGCGCTTCAACCTGCCGCCGGGAGTCGCCGCAACAGACGTCGCCGCAGCCGTCTTGACGGCGGATGGCGTGGTCCTGGCCGAGAATCTGCGGGTTCGTCACACCGAAGGCGCGCGGTTGAGCGTCAACAGCGACTTCGCCCACTGGACCGCCGAGGGTCCCGCCGGCTGGACGCTGCTCGCCGCCGAGATCCGGCGCGGCGCCTACGCATTCGCGCCAGAGGTGCGGGATCGCCGCGGCCTCTCCGGCGCGACCCTGTCGGTGCGGGTCGACCATGAGGCTTTCACCCCAATCCTTGAGCAGCGGGTCGCCACGCCGCGCCGGGAAGGCGAGGCGGAGGCGCTGGCGCTCGGCCTGTTCGGCCGCGCCTCACGGCTGGTCGAGGTCGAACTCGCTCTGCTGGACGGCGAGACCGTCGTGGCGGCGACCCGTTCGGTCTGCGACGCCGACTGGGGTTTCCGGCAGGGCGTCGCGCCGCTCTCCGGCGCCGCGGGTCCGACCCTGACCTTCCGCGTCTCCGCTCGGGCGCTGACGGGCCAGCCCGGCTATCTTGAGTTAGCCGGCGTCGCCTGCGGCGACGATGGCGAGGGCCGGTTCGAGCAGATGATGTCGCGGGGCCTGGCGCCTGGGTTCAACCTGCTGGTGAATGGCGATTTGCAGCACTGGCCCAATGGCATCTCGGGCCGCGAAGCGCGCACCCATTTTGAAACCGCCGAAGGCTGGTGGTTCTACAAACACAAGACCGACGTCCCGGCGTATTTCGCCGCCGTTCCAGCGCCTGACCCCTCAGTCCGCGTCCCCGAATGGGGACTGTCGATCTCCGCGCCGGCCACCCCCGAGGGTTGTCGGCTGGAGATCAAGCTGCAGCCTGTTCGCCTGGAAGGTCGCTTCCAGGTCACCTTCACTGCGCGGGCTGGCGACGTCGGCGAATCGCCCGGCGACCACCACCTGCTGGATCGGCAATGGCTGCTCGTCGGCCAGGTCCTGCTGTTTCGGCGGACGCTGCGCCGCGTCGGTCAGGAGGTTCGCGAATTCGAGACGCCGGTGGTGGTGATCGCCCGCCAGGTTCTTCTTTCGCGTCAGTGGCGGACCCAGACCTTTGGCTTTGTCGTCGAGCCGGACATGCTCCACGTCGACGACAGCGAACATCTGTCCAGCGAATATTTCCTCGGCTTCGCCGTGCGTCAGTCGCTGGCCATGCAGATTCGAGGCGTGCGGTTGGAGAGCGCTGAGCGCGCGCCGGAAGCGCCGCCGCCGCCGGTCCAGCTCGAGGACAGTCGCATCCTCGCCCAGGTGGGGCTGATCCGCGGCGTTGAGGCCTGGTTGACGCCTGTCGCCTTGAAGGCCGAGCCCGAGACCGGCGCCATCGCCGCGGCGCGCATGCCGACGCCGCGTTGGACTTGGCCGGAGCTTAAGGGCAGCGTCGAAGTCGCCGTCTGCGTGCACAACGCCACCGAGGAGGTTCTCGCCTGCCTGGATTCGCTCGCGCGGCGCACGACGGTGCCGCACACCGTGCGGATCGTCGACGACGGCTCCGATGAGGACTGCCGCGTCCGCATCGAGGCCTTCATCGACGACAAGCCGTGGATGCGGCTGACCCGTAACCTTAAGAACCTGGGCTACACCGCCAGCGCCAATCGCGCGGTCCTGGGTTCATCCGCAGACTGGGTCGTGCTGCTGAACAGCGACACGCTGGTTAGCGACGGGTGGCTCAAAGGTCTGCTCGATGTCGCCGCGGCCGATCCGCGGATCGCGCTCGTCGGGCCAGTGTCCAATGCGGCGACCTATCAGTCGGTGCCGGAGCTCTACGACGGGGCGGGCCGCTGGATGGTCAATCGCCTGCCGCAGGGCTGGACCGTGCAGGACATGGCCGACGCGGTCCGGGACGTTTCTCTGCACGCCTTTCCCGACACGCCCCTCCTCAACGGGTTCTGCACTTTGATCCGCCGCAGCGTCTTCGAGGAGATCGGCGGCTTCGACGAGGCCGCCTTCCCCGAGGGCTACGGCGAGGAGAACGACATGTGCCTGCGCGCCGCCAAGGCTGGCTATCGTCTCTGCGTCGCCGACCACGTCTACGTCCACCACGTCAAATCCGCGAGCTTTGGCCAAGGTCGTCGCGCCGAACTGACGGCGGCCGGCGACCGCGCGCTTCGGGCCATGCACCCGGAGGTCGACTTCCGCGCCATCGGGAGGCAATTCCTGGAGACCCCCGCCATGGCGCAGCTGCGCGATGCGCTGCGCCGACGCTTGAAGGCGACCTCCTGA